The Streptomyces sp. ICC1 DNA window CAGCGGCTGGGAGGACCTGCCCGAGTACGACAGCTCGGACGCCGAACGCCCCACCGGCCACGGTTCCTGGTCCGGCGCCCGCTACGCCAAGTCCCGCAAGGTCGGCGGCACCCTGTGGATGGTCCCCGAGCGGGGCGCCTCCCTGGCCACCGTCCGGGCCCTGCGCCAGGCGCTGACCCTCGGTGAGGACGAGCGCTGGCTCGCGGTCCGGCTGCACGGCGAGATCCTGGCCGTACGGGCCCGGATCAGCCAGCGCATCGTCCCCGCCGACCGGGTGTACGCCACCCAGGGCGCGGCCAAGGCGTCCGTGCAGTGGCTGGCCACCGACCCGCGCCGCTACCTCGTCGACGAGCAGTCGGCGGTGGTGTCCGCGCCGGAGCCGGAGAGCGGTCTGACCTGGCCGCTGGTCTGGCCCCTGAGCTGGGGCACGGCCTCCAAGACGGGTGACGCGAGCGCCGACAACGACGGCTCCGCGCCGACCCATCCGGTCATCACCTTCCGCGGCCCCTGTGGCACGCCCTCCGTCACGGAGCGGCTCAGCCGCCGCCGCCTGCGCTACGGGATCGACCTGACGGCCGGCGACGAGCTGGTCGTGGACACCGCCGCCGGCACGGTCACGCTCAACGGCACCGCCTCGCGCCGGCACACGGCCACCGCGGACAGCGGC harbors:
- a CDS encoding phage tail domain-containing protein, whose product is MAETTQTHTADLEPGSLITQDGQMQWAGILFGPGTPYTIEKAGLSGWEDLPEYDSSDAERPTGHGSWSGARYAKSRKVGGTLWMVPERGASLATVRALRQALTLGEDERWLAVRLHGEILAVRARISQRIVPADRVYATQGAAKASVQWLATDPRRYLVDEQSAVVSAPEPESGLTWPLVWPLSWGTASKTGDASADNDGSAPTHPVITFRGPCGTPSVTERLSRRRLRYGIDLTAGDELVVDTAAGTVTLNGTASRRHTATADSGPEELFTFEPGRAELSFRPDTAAAGASMSVRWRSAEW